One Bacillus sp. (in: firmicutes) genomic window, AGTCGTTTTCTAAAGAGCCTTGATTGGTTAAAAGAAAGAAAAGTGCAAGTCAATACAATCCATTGTGCTAATAGTGCAACAGGACTCAGATTTCCTGAAAAAGTTTTTAATGCAGTAAGATTAGGTATATCAATGTACGGCCTATCCCCTTCTACGGCTATAAAAAAAGAACTGCCTTTCCCGTTAAAAGAAGCATTTTCATTACGAAGCAAGCTTGTTCATGTAAAAGAGCTCAGTCCTGGTGAAAGAGTTAGCTATGGTGGAACCTACGAAATAATTGAAAATGAATGGATAGGAACAGTTCCAATTGGATATGCTGATGGATGGATACGTAAGTTAAAATCTGCCTTTGTGCTTGTTAACGGCGAACGATGTCCGATTATTGGGCGAATTTGTATGGATCAACTTATGATTAGCTTGCCAGACAAAGTACCCGTTGGGACAGAGGTTACGTTAATTGGGAAACAGCAAAACGAAGTGATATCCATTGATGAAATCGCAGAATTAGTAGATACAATCAATTACGAAATTCCTTGCATTATTTCTTCGAGAGTTCCTCGGACTTATATTAAATGTAATAGTTAAAAAGAATAAGGGGAAATGCTTGCGACAATGGATGGAATCTATATCTTTTATATGTACATGTAATAAGAATGTAATTCAAATTTGTTTTGCAATCGGCATTATACAATGATATTATTAACTTGGTGAAAAGTTGATTTTTTTATACTGATATGCGTATATAGCTTTTGGTGGATATCAGTATAAGAAAGAACATCGCCTTCCGCTATATGGGCGGAAGCGGTGTCTTTCTAATAAATGGTGTGTAGTTGATGGTGGAGGTGTATGTTTGTGTCTGAAAGTACACAAGAAATTTTAGTTCGATTACCGCAAGCACTGATTAATGAAGTGGATGGTTTTCTAAAACAAGAAGAAAGTAATCGGAATGAATTTATTTACCAAGCGACAAAAATGTACCTCAGAGAGCGTAGAAAGCGACAAATCCGTGAAGCGATGAGACGTGGTTATATGGAAATGGCGAAAATCAATTTGAATATTGCGTCTGAAGCCTTTCTAGCTGAGGAGGAAGCGGATCACACCTTAGGGCGCTTAGTGAGCGGGGTGTAATCTATTGAATGTTAAGCGTGGCGACGTTTATTTTGCTGACCTTTCTCCTGTTGTCGGCTCTGAACAAGGTGGCGTTCGCCCTGTACTTGTTATCCAAAATGATATTGGGAACAGATTCAGTCCTACTGTGATTGTTGCAGCCATTACGGCCCAAATTCAGAAAGCGAAGCTGCCAACACATGTGGAAATTGATGCAAAAAAATATGGTTTTGAACGTGACTCTGTTATTTTATTA contains:
- a CDS encoding alanine racemase; translation: MFYRDTWVEVDLNCIYENVQNTKKHLPDGVDIIAVVKANGYGHGALEVARTALKAGASYLAVALLDEALELRRQGIEAPILILGWIRPEDVLLAAQYNITLTVFQLEWLERAVKFLQKGDTVQFHLKVDTGMGRIGVREKREADEIINFISEHPQFKMTGVFTHFATADELDVTYFQMQYSRFLKSLDWLKERKVQVNTIHCANSATGLRFPEKVFNAVRLGISMYGLSPSTAIKKELPFPLKEAFSLRSKLVHVKELSPGERVSYGGTYEIIENEWIGTVPIGYADGWIRKLKSAFVLVNGERCPIIGRICMDQLMISLPDKVPVGTEVTLIGKQQNEVISIDEIAELVDTINYEIPCIISSRVPRTYIKCNS
- a CDS encoding antitoxin endoai; this encodes MFVSESTQEILVRLPQALINEVDGFLKQEESNRNEFIYQATKMYLRERRKRQIREAMRRGYMEMAKINLNIASEAFLAEEEADHTLGRLVSGV
- the ndoA gene encoding type II toxin-antitoxin system endoribonuclease NdoA, coding for MNVKRGDVYFADLSPVVGSEQGGVRPVLVIQNDIGNRFSPTVIVAAITAQIQKAKLPTHVEIDAKKYGFERDSVILLEQIRTIDKQRLTDKITALDESMMSKVDDALQISLGLIDF